The Amblyomma americanum isolate KBUSLIRL-KWMA chromosome 2, ASM5285725v1, whole genome shotgun sequence genome contains the following window.
ATTTGGTGGCAAACAAAAATATGTAAAACTAACAGCACCCTGCTCACAATAAACCATACTACAGATGAAGCATGCCAGCTATAAGAGGAGTACCTGCCACTGTGCCCATTCTCAATTCAGCTCATGTCTTGAGTCAAATTAATACCTTGCCTATGGAAACTTTAGGATCAAACCACAGTCCACTTATACAGCAGGAATTTGtttcacacactgaaggaagagGTGGTGGGCTAGGTCTCCTGTGGAAATCTGTGAAGAAGAGAGGGCATCTCTCTAAATTCCTGCCTAAGCCACTAATATGCCCTCAAAATCTTCTCAGTCATTTGCTATCCCAGCACTTTGTAGTGTTGCAAAATGATCAAAGGGGTCTAAATCGCTTTGATTTTCTTCGCAGTTCACGTTAGTGGTCTGGCTGCAGCCATGCCGGGCATTGTGGCAGTATCTTCATAACTGAACAAAACAAATGGTCAGCGCTAACAACCAGCGGTGACTACTGTGTGGGACTGTGGAGCATAGAAAGTGGATATAATGTGGACAAAAAATTTGTCACCTAAAGAACTGAAAAGCAAGACTCTAGACTTTAACACTTCCGTACATAAAAGTAGCAAACACCAGAGAGAACATGCAAACAGTGTTTTTCAGGCACATGCAAAGCCTAATGGCATGCCACAGCTTGTTGGAACTCTCTGCAGAGAAGATGGATAACCAGCCATATGAAAAAAACTACCTTTGGCTGCTCTTCCTCAACTTCTGCAGTTGGCAGCGTCTCTGGCTGTTTTTCTGTGAGTTCATCTGCATGCTCCTTGATCCACTCAAGAAGTGTGTATGTCATAGGGGTTCCCAGTTCCAACTCTGCCTGAAGAAAAAACACAGAACAGACACATGACTTGCTGAAAGTTCGGAGGACACTACTACAGTCCTTATCACTTCATTTAAAACTTGTACATCACTCCCATGCCAGACTAAGAAACGCCGAATGCATTCAAATTCCAGATGCACAAAACCAAACGCAAAAGGCAGCGCTACGTTCTCACCTGCTCTCTGAGCGCTGTTACAACTGTCTCTTTGACCTCGCCAACTCTGCGACAAAATAAGTGAATGTAAACGTTAATTACACGAACGCGAAGCTAGAAAAAGAAAACCACGAGATTGAGCGGACACAAGACAGATCACATACCAGCTGAAGAACAACGAAATCATATACTTGTAGAGTAAAACTAGACTTCAAGGAAACAGCTCACTCTTGCGTAAATAACGACGTGTACTGGCTCCACGACAAGAATACTTACAAGTGTTTGTTATAGAAGGTGTCCATATTAAATACTGGAAGCACGTTTGGGTACTTCTCTGGCCAACTGATCTCAATGAGGAACGACTTGTGGGTGCCATGATCACCAATCTAACCGTTGGGAAACAATAACAATAAGCTACTGTGAGAACGAGAAAGCTGAAACTGTTCTTGAGTTCAACCAGCACGCCTACTCACTTTGTACTGAAACACTGTGTCGGATAACCTCTTGAAGTTCTCGTCACCATCGTATATAGAGAGCAAAACTTCCGCCTCTTCCTGAAATATTGGAATAGAAAGAATTTAAGCTCAGTGAGTAAGAAAATAACAGATGCCTCAACACCGCAACATACCGCTTGTAGCTCCTCAGCCGACATCGCCGCACGACGACGTTGTTTTTTTGGTTTGCCACAGTAGGCAAGACACAGTCCCGGCAGATTGTAAGGTATATTTCCTTTAAACAAAGATCAAACAGCGATAAATATGCAGGCTAAAGCGGGACGCTTAGATTTCATCTCGCTTCACAGATGATCTTACATGTCACTTGTTTCTTTCAAAGGGCGCGGCCATCTTGTATTTTACACCACTGTGCGGTGAGAGCAATAAGCAAAAGTTCAAGTTTGTGTATAAAAAGCTCTAGTCGACAAACTTCACCTTAGtcaccaattattatattatatcAGCGCTTTCTTTTTATACTGTTATGCTATGTTCTAACTTTCTTTAACTTTTCTACACGCGCGTTTTTCGTCTCCCTTTCTCTCGCTCTCTTGTATCGGATTGCGCGCGGAAAACTGGAAAACGCTATGAGCAGCAAGGAGGCTACCCCCAACTTACCATGGTTCGCACTTTTTACTGCACATGTTATCATAAATTTTATTATTAAACGCATTGCACATGACGAGAGCATGCAACGCCAACATGCGTGCTTTTTCTGTTACGCAGGGTCGAGAAATACAGGCCGCAGAAGCTCGACGACTTGATTGCACATGAAGACATAATTAGCACGAGTTTGTATCCCTTTCTCATTTTCAAAAATAGTGGTGCTTTTTGTTATTTCTTGTTTTATTCCGAAGTGTTCAGTGGCGTGCTGATTTGAACGCGATAATGTTTCTGTTGCTTCCGTttccacgagagatgggacgataactgaggcagaggagatcaccgtagctctagcggcagccgagggttatcgcaccaacaaatctctcacaatcaacaaattcccaagaagcgtgcagacgctacatggtaggaagaatcaacaagaaagcactaaggattctcttgaaaacgcagcgaaccgacgaaaagatccaacatagggtctactgggtaccgggacacgccggagtcgaaggcaatctgaaggcggacaagctagctcgcgagcttactatccgagctggtgcgtcaaacgcctcggacggcccggagataacggtagagctcacgtacgcagctatcctcaaactcatcaaaggcagaaggcgcaaatatccccagccacatcctctgctaacacaatatgaagcgacatgttggagaagactccaaacaggagccttccacaaccttcacattctacataagatgtatccggagcagtatagggatgcatgtccgtggtgcggggcaacccccacgctgtatcatatcacatgggaatgcatacacaatgtagctttccgaggtaacaaagagccaaatgcggagcagtgggaggaccggctaaccagcagccagctcaaggtccaaagagacatagtgagccacgcatgccaaatggccagggacagtggtgccttggactaggagcgccaaccacgctcagcctggaagacattggcaatcttcgggcaaacagcaagactcctttattagagcaataaagtttattcactcactcacttccgTTTTACTGTGCGAGAAGTTTCTATTTGATACCAGGTGCTGCAGGCTGAGCATCTTGCCTTcgctttctgtttgttttttttcagttGGAAGGTTTATTAAGGAGGACAGGTTGCCGCACTTGCTTTTCTATGGGCCTCCAGGGACGGGCAAAACTTCAACAATACTTGCATGTGCGCAGCAAATCTACAGTCCGAGGGAGTTCACCTCAAAAGTGTTGGAGGTGAGATCTGTTACTACTATTAGTTCTTATTCCTTGATTCATTTCTCGCTTCCAGTCAAGCTGGCTATTCTGCTACGTGATAATCGTGGTCTTGTAGCATGTACGAGGAACATTCTTGGACTTGATCTTGAAATTTGGCACTTAGGAGTGAAGCATGAGAGATGTGCCACACAAGTTCTTGCTGTGAGCATCCGAAGCTAGTCGATGTCAGTGTTCATCAGCAATATGTATGTAGCAGTGCATTGGTAGTAACACGTATAAACAGAGAAATAAGCACTCGTGTCAAAatggttttttgttttgttttttacaggCCTCAATTATTAGATTTTGAGCCTCGTTATTGGTATGTTAGCTGGGAGTGTGCACTTGTGTGCAGGGCATTTCAGCAGTGGCTGCTGGCTTTCTACGTTGTCGTTCTGCAAGAGGCATTGATAATGCCATTACTAAGCTAGTTTCATGCATGTATTGTAGCCGCAAATTTATATTTACAGcatatttttcattttcttatCAATCTAGCAATCACATTCATCATGCTGTCACTGCTTACAATTCAGAGTTTTTTGCTGGAGTTTTAAACGTGTATAATGATGGGTTAGCTTTTTTAAACGAAACTTGGCGTATCCTATATGTATCCTTGAGCTAAAGTTGTGTTGTTTCGGATCCGTACCAGCATGATATCGCTGCCCATATTTTGTTGCATAATCCAACGTAACAGCAAAGATCCTGCTAAAGCTGATCACTCAGAACGTAATTATTGTTTTGTGTGCCAGGTCTTGATATACCCAGCACGTAGCCGCTGTACCCAGGAGCAACAGAAAATGTGCCACATAGACTAATAAACA
Protein-coding sequences here:
- the LOC144121270 gene encoding RWD domain-containing protein 4 is translated as MSAEELQAEEAEVLLSIYDGDENFKRLSDTVFQYKIGDHGTHKSFLIEISWPEKYPNVLPVFNMDTFYNKHLVGEVKETVVTALREQAELELGTPMTYTLLEWIKEHADELTEKQPETLPTAEVEEEQPKELQVSSRKEPKQPKLSKNQKRKLAGRLLPTGELPRGHDWVDVVKHLTQTGSAAS